GTCCCGTCATTTCGGTCAAGAAGCTGATTAATCAAGCTTGTTTACTGCTTTATAGGTAGTTGATTTACGCTGTTGTGTACTACTTTGCATATTTAAAAAGTAAGGTCAAAGCACAGGTATCTAGAGGCGTAAATCAATTATCCTGGAAATATACTTTTAATTATCGTTGCGAACATTATTAAATTATGTATAAACAATTGTTGAAACCAATTATCTTTGTAATTACAAGCATCGTCACTATATTACCACAGGTAAGTATTGCCGCCCCAAAAGGTTTTCAGTCCCCCAGTGGTAATATTTTCTGTGAGCTAATTCCAGGAGAAATAAATAGTTTAAGGTGTGAAATCAATACTTCACTAAAACCTAAACCTCCAGAACCCTATCCTGGATATTGCGGGTTTGATTGGGGAAGGGGTTTTTTATTACCTGCTGACGCTAGACCAGAAATTTTGTGTATTAGTGATACTATTGCTAATAAAAATAAAACCGTTTTGGCTTATGGACGGACTTGGAACAATGGTGGTTTTAAATGTGTTTCCCAAAAAACAGGTTTGACTTGTACTAATAGTAATGGTGTTGGTTTTTTTCTCAGTCGAGAAAAATGGCGAGTATTAGGTCTTTCTAGACCTTAGTTACAAATCGGCTGCTTTTGAAAACCCTTAGCTTGTCCGTAATACACATTTTTAAACTGCACCTGATTTGTCCCAGGATTGTAGAGAGTATAAGTTGCTTTTCCTAGAGTCCGTCCCACATTTCCCACACCAATCACTTGACGAGGGTTAATAGTGACAGTTTGTGGAGACAATTGATGATCAAGAGTAGTGATTTCACTGCTAATAGAACCAGCTTGTAACTGATACTGAAAAGTTAACCCAGAACGACCACAAAATAGATTATTTGCTTGCATTCGTGACAATCTATCTAACATTTGAATTGGGGGAGTATCGGGGGTCAGTTCATCATTTACCCCCATTGTCGAACCGTGTATTAATAAACAATCTAATTCAAAAAATCCAAAATCCAAATTTCTCAACCATTCTACAGTTGGACGGGAAACACAGTCCCACAACATCTGCACAGTATCACCACCATATTTTGCCAGTAATTCTGGTGCGTCTCCAGTCGGACCCAAACCATGTAAAATCAAACACTGTTCTTCCCACCATCCCTTACAAACCATTGGTGCTAATTCACCCCGTCGCGGTGATTTCACCCTTTCCACTAGCTGTTCACATTCTCGCCTTGGACCGACTAAATCACCGATAATATACAATGCCTCTACATAACGGTTTCTCAGCTTAATATCAGCTATCACAGCTTCATAAGCTGCCAAATTTCCTTCAATTCCACTCAATATCGCCCACATAATTTTAGGTTCTATATTTTTATATCTCACGCAAAGGCGCAAAGGAAGAAAGGAATACAGAGTTTTATTATTGTTCTTCCTAATCCCGTTATCTTGTACAAACATGAGTTGGATCTTCTGCCCGTTCAGCATACTCTAAGCCATGCGCTAAACGCCAAGCAAAGATTTCTGGTAATCCTTTTTCGATAATTGCTGCACAGGTTTTTTGATAATTATAAGTAACTTCCCGCAAAGTCACCCCTTGAGTCTCAGTTTCATAAATTACATAAGTTGCATTTGGTCGTCCATGTCGAGGTTCTCCAACAGAACCAACATTAACAATATTTTTCAGCGCAGATGAAAAGTTAATTTTCCGTGATTCTGCTGGATTATTAACCTGAACTTGTAACTCACCAGCATTAAGATTACGAGTATAAGGAACGTGAGTATGTCCACAAAATAGCACGTCTGCACCTGTGGAAAGTACCCTTTCTAAAGCTACAAAAGCATCCAATTCAGGTAATAAATATTCATGGTTGCTATGGGGACTACCGTGAACAAAGGCTAAGTTTTGCCATTGGAGACTATGGGGTAAATTAGCTAAAAATTCCCGGTTTTCTGGATGAATTTCTTTATTAGTCCATTCATGAGCTTTTAGTCCTCTTTTTTCTGCCAATATTGAAGGATAACTACAATCGCAAGCATTCAATCCTTCCACAATATCTTCATCCCAACAACCAGCGCAGGTAGGAATATCTAAGGAGCGAATTTGGTTAATTACAGCATTGGGGTGGGGTCCATATCCCACTAAATCACCAACACAAAAAATTTTTTCCGCTTTTTGATTGTCAATATCTAATAATACAGCATCTAAGGCTTCGTAATTACCATGAATACATGACATGACAGCTATTTTCATACTTCTGGACCTTCTAATAAAATTTGTTGTACTTGTTGTTGATATTGCAAAATCAATGATTCAGATAAACAGCAATCTGATAATGTTGCTTTTAAAGCGGTTTCATTTAAGTTTTTTCCGGCTATTTCTATGCCACTAAACCGCTGAGGTCTACCTTCTAAATAGCGTGGTAAGTCTAATTCTAAAAAATCTGTTTGGGGAACACCAGAGACAAAATCACAGTAAAGAGAACGTCCATCATTAACATCAAAAATTGCCTTAGCACGGGTAACAATACCATAAGCACCGTGAGTTATTTCATACCAAAATTCATCTAAACTATTTTCATCAATTACTTGCCCCGTAGTTTCTACCCGCCATAAATTTTCTACCATTATAGTTGGAATTGGTGAACCATAGATAATTTCATTTGCCCAACTATCATATTCAGAGTTTTTTAACTCCGCTGGAATAATTGCTATAGCGTGGTAAGTGAGATGATCTAATATTTTTGATATGCTATTTAACTCTAGATAAGAACCTAATTCAACATAAACACTCTCTGCTGTGGAAATGTGATGGAGAAATTCAATTTCTTGACCATCACCAAATATTTTCAGATCAGGAAAATCAGTAGCTATTTTAGTTTGATCAATGGGAATATTCCCCGTTCCTGGACAAAAATAAATTACTTTTTCAATAGATTTAATATCTCGAATTTGTTGACAGATCCAGGTAGTTTTCCCAGATCCAAATAATCCAGCGACAACGGTAATAATTGGTAAAGACATAATCAATATAAATTATAATTTATGAGGTAAAATTTCCACAGAATTAAAAAAACAACTTCTTACTCCAGTATGACAGGCAATATCACCAACTTGCTCAATTTTGATGAGAATTGTATCACCATCACAATCATAAAAAAGCTCTTTTACTTTTTGAATATGTGCAGATGTTGCCCCCTTATGCCACAACTGAGAACGGGAACGACTCCAATAATGAACTTCACCTGTAGCCAGGGTTTTTTGAATTGATTCTGCATTCATCCAAGCCATCATTAAAACAGTACCATCGAGGTAATCTTGAGCTATAGCCGGAATTAACCCTTGCTCATTAAACTTCAAATTTCCAATCATGATAAATTATCCCTTTTCATCTGCGTTTATCTGCGTTTATCTGCGTTCAAATATCATTATAATGTAGAGATAAAAAATATCCTATCTCTACATTACGCAAAATTGTTAAATTTGCATCAGCCAAGACCTGTTATTTAAAATTAGCACTGTGGCGAATTAAACTCATAAATTCTCCACGAGTGCGTGCGTCTTCAGAAAACACACCACGCATAGCACTGGTAACAGTCCAAGAACCTGGTTTTTGCACTCCTCTCATCACCATACACATATGAGTTGCTTCAATTACCACTGCAACTCCTTGAGGTTTGAGTAAACCTTGCAGTGCGTCAGCAATTTGTAAAGTCAGCCGTTCTTGCACTTGTAAACGTCGAGCATACATTTCACAAATGCGGGCAATTTTTGATAATCCTATCACTTTACCATTAGGAATATAAGCGATATGAGCGCGGCCAATGATTGGTAATATGTGGTGTTCACAGGAACTGAAAAGATCAATATCCCTGACTAAAACCATTTCATTTGCATTTTCTGTAAATACTGCTCCATTTAGCAGTTCATCTATAGATTGATCATATCCACTTGTAAGAAACTTTAACGCTTTAACAACTCTTTTCGGAGTATCTTTTAGTCCCTCACGGTCTGGATTTTCTCCTAATCCAATTAGCAAAGTCCGTACAGCTTGCATCATTTCTGCTTCTGTTACAGTTGGCTGTTGCTGATTAGATAAAGATGAAATTACATCAGCAGCAGAAGTTAGTTCTGGACGAATAGATAGAGTCATTATTTGAGTTTGATAGGATGAGTTATAACACAAGTTAATAGTTAAATATCTATGAATTTCTATTAACTAAAGAAAGAGAATTTATGAACACTTTTAAACTATAACAAACATTTGTTAAGTTTTGTGTAAATCTCATTAGTATCCAGTTTTCTGCCAACAAAAACTACCTGATTTTTCGGTGCAGCACACCATTCGTCAGCGTTTAATGTGTAACGATGTCCACTCAGTTGAAAGATATGACGTAAATCACTATCACTAAACCATAAAATACCCTTAGCTCGAAATACATTGTCTGGCAGTTCTTCAGTGAGGAAATTCTCAAACTTATGCACATCGAATGGTTTATCACTTTGGAAAGAAATGGAAACAAACCCATCATTGTCTAAATGATCGGAGTGATGATGATGATGTTCATGATGATGTTCATGTTTATGAGTATCTTCATCATCAATGGCAATGTACTTATCTTTTGGTGTTAAACCTACATCTAAAATTAGAGGTAAAGCAACTTTACCATATTGAGTATGTAAAATTTTCGCTCCATCTTTCACGTCATGGATGCAATTTTCTACTTCTTGTAGTTTTTCTGGGGTAACAAGGTCTGTTTTATTGAGGAGAATAATATCCCCATAGGTAATCTGTTTTAAAGCTGCTTCACTCTGGAAATGTTCTTCGTCAAATGCTTCAGCATCTACCACTGTGAGAATCGAATCTATGTTAGTTAAATCTCTCAATTCTGTGCCAAAAAAAGTTAAGATAATTGGTAAAGGGTCAGCAACACCAGTGGTTTCAATTACTAGATAATCAATGCGTTCTTCTCGTTCTAAAACTCGATAAACAGCATCAACTAAACCATCATTAATTGTACAACATATACAGCCATTACTAAGTTCTACCATATCTTGATCTACAGAAATTAGTAATTGACTATCAATGTTGATATCACCAAATTCATTGACGAGAACAGCGACTTTTAAATCTTGTTTATTCTGAAGAATTTGATTTAAAAGCGTAGTTTTACCACTTCCAAGAAATCCCGTAATAATAGTAATTGGCATTCCTTGTTTGGGAATTTCAGGAATTGTATTTGTTGTATTGAGAGTGATGGTATTCATATCAAAATCTAGTGGTTTTATTGGTTGAATGTTTAAATCAGTGTTCTTAAAAGATTACTGACTTCTTTGATCCTAATCTTTTGCTGCTTGTAAATGATCTACAAGTTCAGTTAAAGTCAGAATTCCTAAATCTCCAGCTTGTCTACTTCTAATACTCAAAGTTTTGCTTTCTACTTCTTTCTTACCAACAACAGCAACAACGGGAATTTTTTCTAATTGTGCTATGCGAATTTGTTTGCCTAACCGTTCACCACTGCTATCTACTTCTACCCTAAATCCGGCTTTTTTTAAGTCTGTTGCTACTGATT
The window above is part of the Dolichospermum sp. DET69 genome. Proteins encoded here:
- a CDS encoding metallophosphatase, whose amino-acid sequence is MWAILSGIEGNLAAYEAVIADIKLRNRYVEALYIIGDLVGPRRECEQLVERVKSPRRGELAPMVCKGWWEEQCLILHGLGPTGDAPELLAKYGGDTVQMLWDCVSRPTVEWLRNLDFGFFELDCLLIHGSTMGVNDELTPDTPPIQMLDRLSRMQANNLFCGRSGLTFQYQLQAGSISSEITTLDHQLSPQTVTINPRQVIGVGNVGRTLGKATYTLYNPGTNQVQFKNVYYGQAKGFQKQPICN
- a CDS encoding metallophosphoesterase family protein: MKIAVMSCIHGNYEALDAVLLDIDNQKAEKIFCVGDLVGYGPHPNAVINQIRSLDIPTCAGCWDEDIVEGLNACDCSYPSILAEKRGLKAHEWTNKEIHPENREFLANLPHSLQWQNLAFVHGSPHSNHEYLLPELDAFVALERVLSTGADVLFCGHTHVPYTRNLNAGELQVQVNNPAESRKINFSSALKNIVNVGSVGEPRHGRPNATYVIYETETQGVTLREVTYNYQKTCAAIIEKGLPEIFAWRLAHGLEYAERAEDPTHVCTR
- a CDS encoding GTP-binding protein; translation: MSLPIITVVAGLFGSGKTTWICQQIRDIKSIEKVIYFCPGTGNIPIDQTKIATDFPDLKIFGDGQEIEFLHHISTAESVYVELGSYLELNSISKILDHLTYHAIAIIPAELKNSEYDSWANEIIYGSPIPTIMVENLWRVETTGQVIDENSLDEFWYEITHGAYGIVTRAKAIFDVNDGRSLYCDFVSGVPQTDFLELDLPRYLEGRPQRFSGIEIAGKNLNETALKATLSDCCLSESLILQYQQQVQQILLEGPEV
- the hisI gene encoding phosphoribosyl-AMP cyclohydrolase produces the protein MIGNLKFNEQGLIPAIAQDYLDGTVLMMAWMNAESIQKTLATGEVHYWSRSRSQLWHKGATSAHIQKVKELFYDCDGDTILIKIEQVGDIACHTGVRSCFFNSVEILPHKL
- the folE gene encoding GTP cyclohydrolase I FolE; the protein is MTLSIRPELTSAADVISSLSNQQQPTVTEAEMMQAVRTLLIGLGENPDREGLKDTPKRVVKALKFLTSGYDQSIDELLNGAVFTENANEMVLVRDIDLFSSCEHHILPIIGRAHIAYIPNGKVIGLSKIARICEMYARRLQVQERLTLQIADALQGLLKPQGVAVVIEATHMCMVMRGVQKPGSWTVTSAMRGVFSEDARTRGEFMSLIRHSANFK
- a CDS encoding GTP-binding protein, whose translation is MNTITLNTTNTIPEIPKQGMPITIITGFLGSGKTTLLNQILQNKQDLKVAVLVNEFGDINIDSQLLISVDQDMVELSNGCICCTINDGLVDAVYRVLEREERIDYLVIETTGVADPLPIILTFFGTELRDLTNIDSILTVVDAEAFDEEHFQSEAALKQITYGDIILLNKTDLVTPEKLQEVENCIHDVKDGAKILHTQYGKVALPLILDVGLTPKDKYIAIDDEDTHKHEHHHEHHHHHSDHLDNDGFVSISFQSDKPFDVHKFENFLTEELPDNVFRAKGILWFSDSDLRHIFQLSGHRYTLNADEWCAAPKNQVVFVGRKLDTNEIYTKLNKCLL